From a single Adhaeribacter swui genomic region:
- a CDS encoding ABC transporter ATP-binding protein, which translates to MPEKASAVSSEFLQVSRISLLETGHQVLQDISFTQAEFSKLAIAGETGSGKSTLLQTIAGLVQPSSGEVRFAQKRVKGPQEHLIPGHPGIAYLSQQFELPQFLRVEQILQYANKLEPKIVEKLYEVCRISHLLSRRTDHLSGGERQRIALARLVLSSPRLLLLDEPFSNLDVMHKNILKKVIADITELLKISCILISHDPLDTLPWADEIMIMQAGKLIQQGTPAQIYQQPVNAYAAGLFGKYNLIPAAKAQVFAETLGLQSRSRKKLLLRPEEFKISSDLKGVGVAAEVKKVAYYGSYYELEVTALKTDLTIKAESADFNVGDSIQITLAPEAGWYI; encoded by the coding sequence ATGCCGGAAAAAGCAAGTGCTGTTTCTTCTGAATTCTTACAAGTATCCCGTATAAGTTTGCTGGAGACGGGGCATCAGGTGCTGCAGGATATTAGTTTTACCCAGGCCGAGTTTAGTAAGCTAGCCATTGCGGGCGAAACCGGTTCGGGCAAAAGTACTTTGCTGCAAACTATTGCGGGTTTGGTGCAGCCCAGTTCCGGTGAGGTGCGGTTTGCGCAAAAAAGAGTGAAAGGCCCGCAGGAACATTTAATTCCGGGTCATCCGGGCATTGCGTATTTATCGCAGCAATTTGAGTTGCCTCAGTTTTTGCGGGTAGAGCAGATTTTGCAATACGCCAATAAGTTAGAACCCAAAATAGTCGAAAAGCTGTACGAGGTATGTCGTATTTCGCATTTACTTTCCCGGCGCACCGATCATTTGTCGGGTGGGGAACGGCAGCGCATTGCCCTGGCGCGATTGGTGCTTTCGTCGCCCCGTTTGTTATTGCTCGACGAGCCGTTCTCGAACCTGGATGTAATGCATAAAAATATTTTAAAAAAAGTAATTGCCGATATTACCGAATTACTAAAAATCTCCTGCATTTTAATCTCCCACGACCCTCTGGATACGCTACCCTGGGCCGACGAAATTATGATTATGCAAGCCGGTAAGCTTATCCAGCAAGGTACTCCCGCGCAAATTTACCAGCAACCCGTAAACGCTTACGCCGCCGGTCTTTTCGGCAAATACAACTTAATACCTGCCGCCAAAGCCCAAGTTTTTGCCGAAACCCTGGGGCTTCAATCGCGGTCGCGCAAAAAGCTCTTGCTCCGGCCGGAAGAATTTAAAATTAGTTCTGATCTGAAAGGCGTAGGAGTTGCCGCAGAAGTAAAGAAAGTAGCTTACTATGGTTCGTACTACGAGCTGGAAGTAACGGCCTTGAAAACCGATCTGACGATAAAAGCCGAGTCCGCAGATTTTAATGTCGGCGACTCTATCCAAATTACCCTCGCACCCGAAGCTGGCTGGTACATTTAA
- a CDS encoding DUF7133 domain-containing protein: MWKLFFKIFLFQAGLMGLIGCANPGVKNKPDEGPSPPLTPAEELRTFQLEPGLKIQLVASEPMVQDPVVITFDPDGRLWTVEMRGFMPTIDGAGEQEPIGRISVLEDTNLDGIMDKSTIYLDSLVMPRALALVPGGALIAENGALWLTQDQNQDLKADSKTLLDSVYAGSPLPEHSGNGLWRDPDNWYYNAKSRFRYRLLNGKWERDSTEFRGQWGISHDDKGRLYYNYNWSQLHADLVPPNYLNRNKNHKPTTGIDHGLTVDRRIYPIRPNPAVNRGYIPGTLDKEGKLLEFTAACSPLVYRGNALPPEFYSNVFVCEPSGNLIKRNVVEENGLLLTANDPHPGKEFLASTDERFRPVYLANSPDGALYVADMYRGLVQHGAYITPYLREQTLMRKLVQPVHRGRIWRIVPENWKPGKLPKLANQSAAELIPYLSHGNGWYRDVAHRLLVERNDLSVVPALENLATNGTNPQGRFHALWTLEGLKMGKPEVLLPLVSDQNPLVSTTAVRLLEPLAKADINVQAQFEQKLLQVITEAPPEQVLQIALSAPALKPEVAHSLLTTISHKYAESALMRDAVLSSLSNQEFDFLKNLWQAPNWQTASPAKEIFLEMLATAIIRKRELAELTSLVALLDKQDQAFSWRHKAVITGLSMGGGKAIVAPIKLTIAPAILQKAQGKIEPSRLDAFSALFQWPGHSAAANINTAIKKNVLNEEQQQLFALGRQHYLTTCAGCHGTDGAGMNRFAPPLAGSDWVLGDEKRLALIVLHGMEGPVEVAGKVYDKPEILPVMPAHSTMDDAAITTILTYIRNEWGNNAGPIGKRTVSSTRLTSQGRVVPWKAEELKKYVLETKAPEAK; the protein is encoded by the coding sequence ATGTGGAAGCTTTTTTTTAAAATTTTTTTATTTCAGGCCGGCCTGATGGGGCTGATAGGCTGCGCCAATCCGGGCGTGAAGAACAAACCGGACGAAGGCCCTTCGCCGCCATTGACGCCCGCGGAAGAACTTCGTACGTTTCAACTGGAACCCGGTTTAAAAATTCAACTGGTTGCTTCGGAACCGATGGTACAGGACCCGGTGGTGATTACTTTTGACCCGGATGGCCGCCTCTGGACAGTAGAAATGCGCGGTTTTATGCCCACCATCGACGGGGCCGGCGAACAGGAGCCGATTGGCCGGATATCGGTACTGGAAGATACCAACCTAGACGGTATAATGGACAAAAGCACCATTTACCTAGATAGTTTAGTCATGCCCCGGGCTTTGGCCCTGGTGCCCGGCGGCGCTTTAATTGCCGAGAACGGCGCTTTGTGGCTGACCCAGGATCAAAACCAGGACTTAAAAGCCGACTCCAAAACCTTACTCGATTCGGTTTACGCGGGCAGTCCTTTGCCCGAACATTCCGGCAATGGCTTGTGGCGCGACCCGGATAACTGGTACTACAATGCTAAATCTAGGTTCCGGTACCGCTTGCTGAATGGTAAATGGGAACGCGACAGCACCGAGTTTCGGGGGCAATGGGGCATCAGCCACGACGATAAAGGCCGCTTGTATTACAACTATAACTGGTCACAGTTACATGCCGATTTAGTGCCGCCCAACTATCTAAACCGTAACAAAAATCACAAACCCACCACCGGCATTGATCATGGCCTTACCGTAGACCGGCGCATTTACCCCATCCGGCCTAACCCGGCCGTAAACCGGGGCTACATTCCCGGTACTTTAGACAAAGAAGGAAAATTGTTAGAATTTACGGCGGCCTGTTCGCCGCTGGTTTACCGGGGCAATGCATTACCGCCTGAGTTTTACAGCAACGTGTTCGTGTGTGAACCTTCGGGTAATTTAATCAAGCGCAACGTGGTGGAGGAGAATGGCTTGCTGCTAACCGCCAACGACCCGCACCCGGGCAAAGAATTTTTAGCATCCACGGACGAACGCTTCCGGCCGGTGTACCTGGCTAATAGCCCCGATGGCGCTTTGTACGTAGCCGATATGTACCGCGGTTTGGTGCAGCACGGCGCTTACATAACACCTTATTTGCGGGAACAAACCTTAATGCGGAAACTCGTGCAGCCCGTGCACCGGGGGCGCATCTGGCGCATCGTGCCGGAAAACTGGAAGCCAGGCAAACTCCCGAAACTAGCCAATCAATCTGCCGCCGAGTTAATTCCTTATTTATCGCACGGCAATGGCTGGTACCGCGATGTAGCCCACCGCTTACTCGTAGAGCGCAACGATCTAAGTGTTGTTCCGGCACTAGAAAACTTAGCAACTAACGGAACAAATCCGCAGGGCCGCTTTCACGCTCTCTGGACTTTAGAAGGATTAAAAATGGGCAAGCCCGAGGTGTTGCTTCCTTTAGTTTCTGATCAAAACCCGTTGGTAAGCACGACAGCAGTCCGGTTACTTGAACCACTGGCCAAAGCTGATATAAACGTACAGGCGCAATTCGAACAGAAATTGCTGCAGGTAATAACAGAGGCTCCCCCGGAACAGGTCTTGCAGATAGCGCTATCGGCTCCGGCTTTAAAACCAGAAGTAGCGCATTCTTTATTAACTACCATCAGCCACAAGTACGCCGAATCTGCTTTAATGCGCGATGCGGTGCTGAGTAGTTTGAGTAACCAGGAATTTGATTTTTTAAAAAATCTGTGGCAAGCGCCCAATTGGCAAACCGCCAGCCCTGCCAAAGAAATATTTTTAGAAATGCTGGCTACCGCTATCATCCGCAAACGTGAGCTAGCCGAATTAACCAGTTTGGTGGCTTTACTGGATAAACAAGACCAAGCGTTTAGCTGGCGGCATAAAGCCGTCATCACCGGTTTATCCATGGGGGGCGGCAAGGCTATTGTAGCGCCTATTAAACTTACCATCGCACCCGCTATTCTGCAAAAAGCGCAAGGTAAAATAGAGCCGTCCCGCTTAGATGCTTTCTCGGCATTGTTCCAGTGGCCGGGCCACAGTGCCGCGGCCAATATCAATACTGCGATTAAAAAGAACGTCCTGAACGAAGAGCAACAGCAATTATTTGCCCTGGGGCGGCAACATTACTTAACCACCTGCGCCGGCTGCCACGGCACCGATGGCGCCGGCATGAATCGTTTTGCCCCACCGCTGGCGGGCTCCGATTGGGTTTTGGGCGATGAGAAACGCTTGGCCTTAATTGTATTGCACGGTATGGAAGGACCAGTAGAAGTAGCCGGAAAAGTGTACGACAAACCCGAAATTTTACCCGTAATGCCGGCGCATTCTACCATGGACGATGCCGCCATTACTACTATTTTAACTTACATCCGCAATGAGTGGGGCAACAATGCCGGACCTATTGGTAAACGTACCGTTAGCTCCACGCGCTTAACCTCACAGGGCCGCGTGGTACCCTGGAAAGCCGAAGAATTAAAAAAATACGTGTTGGAAACTAAAGCGCCGGAAGCGAAATAA
- a CDS encoding Gfo/Idh/MocA family oxidoreductase, with translation MSDFTLNRRRFLKGASASLALTALGAQGMSFAAAPKKPLRVALIGTGWYGKSDLLRLIQVEPVNVVALCDVDKNMLEAAAQLVSQRQQSKKKPKLYGDYKKMLAENKLDIVVIGTPDHWHALQTIDAIKAGAHVYVQKPISVDVMEGEAMVAAARKYNKVVQVGTQRKSTPHLIDAKTNIVDAGLLGKISHVEMCCYFHMRNNGNPPEQPVPAFLDYDMWTGPAPLRPYDGLPHVRWWRTFMEYGNGIVGDMCVHMLDTARWMLKLGWPKKVTSTGGIYVQKEGKSNISDTQTALFEFDDLNCVWQHRSWGGPANPEYPWSLTIYGDKGTLFASTMQYDFVPVGENADSKKIHKDVVYEKEKYPEDLTEPTEPKIELNAAPATRLHMRNFLEAIEKNSRPVADIEEGHISTASCILANISMKIGRPVVYDPKKREIVGDAEATALLKRDYRAPYVHPDPVRV, from the coding sequence ATGAGTGATTTTACTTTAAATCGGCGTCGTTTTTTGAAGGGAGCTTCGGCGTCGCTTGCTCTCACGGCTTTGGGAGCGCAGGGTATGAGTTTTGCCGCTGCCCCCAAAAAACCTTTACGGGTAGCTTTAATAGGCACGGGTTGGTACGGTAAAAGCGATCTGCTGCGCCTGATTCAGGTAGAGCCGGTTAATGTAGTAGCGCTATGTGACGTTGATAAAAACATGCTGGAAGCCGCCGCCCAACTGGTAAGCCAACGCCAGCAATCCAAAAAGAAACCCAAGCTCTACGGCGACTATAAAAAAATGCTGGCCGAGAACAAGCTGGATATTGTGGTAATTGGCACCCCCGATCACTGGCACGCCTTGCAAACCATTGATGCTATTAAAGCCGGCGCCCACGTGTACGTGCAAAAACCCATTAGCGTGGATGTAATGGAAGGCGAAGCCATGGTGGCTGCCGCCCGCAAGTACAACAAAGTAGTGCAGGTAGGAACCCAGCGCAAAAGCACGCCCCATTTAATTGATGCCAAAACCAATATTGTAGATGCCGGCTTACTCGGTAAAATATCGCACGTAGAAATGTGCTGTTATTTCCATATGCGCAACAACGGCAACCCGCCGGAGCAACCCGTACCCGCTTTCCTGGATTATGATATGTGGACCGGTCCGGCTCCTTTACGGCCTTACGATGGTTTGCCGCACGTGCGCTGGTGGCGTACTTTTATGGAATACGGCAACGGCATTGTGGGCGATATGTGCGTGCACATGCTCGATACTGCCCGCTGGATGCTAAAATTAGGCTGGCCCAAAAAGGTAACTTCTACCGGCGGCATTTACGTGCAAAAAGAAGGTAAATCCAATATCAGCGATACTCAAACCGCCTTGTTTGAGTTTGATGACCTGAACTGCGTATGGCAGCACCGCTCTTGGGGTGGACCGGCCAATCCGGAGTATCCGTGGTCGTTAACCATTTACGGCGATAAAGGTACCTTGTTTGCCTCTACCATGCAGTACGATTTTGTGCCCGTCGGGGAAAATGCCGATAGTAAAAAAATCCACAAAGACGTGGTGTACGAAAAAGAAAAGTACCCCGAAGATTTAACCGAACCCACCGAACCCAAAATAGAATTAAACGCGGCGCCGGCTACCCGCCTGCACATGCGCAACTTCCTGGAAGCTATCGAAAAAAACAGCCGCCCCGTAGCTGACATCGAAGAAGGTCATATTTCCACGGCTAGTTGTATTCTGGCCAATATCTCCATGAAAATAGGTCGACCGGTAGTGTACGACCCGAAAAAGCGGGAGATAGTAGGAGATGCCGAGGCCACTGCTTTGCTCAAACGTGATTACCGGGCACCTTACGTGCACCCGGATCCGGTGCGGGTTTAA